A single genomic interval of Cucumis sativus cultivar 9930 chromosome 7, Cucumber_9930_V3, whole genome shotgun sequence harbors:
- the LOC101219916 gene encoding formin-binding protein 4 isoform X2, protein MTLNHYALFDIIEAFWRFRQGKFFIGYQTQNPLLLLEQYSDDDVDGDLNKNSDQDGQDDLLPERNDEVAAVSTEGCENMDTNVGEDLIAEKTVQEESERVSVKISENMESKDEAKTDTNGLGYLSKESDLVQTSVPTISNVQVSGDVISGWRIVMHEESHNYYYWNVGTGETSWEVPDVVLTQAQPTQSTTDIKTSPTQFPENVTVFKQESGLTNGGKLGAFSAESTGYKNSVPVTASQGSEVDQSYAALSTCSNDVNITKAASEIYVDYMVTNEELKSSGSDLPSHLLTWSASLLEKLKSLQKSGGHEWTSKYILETQVRLSDFMSLMPYKTSLVPFWEHSARKLKQIEDDVNKEIYQTAAVSSQLDEAKATDSPKSVRVETFQERSNVESEVERVANCCVSALEHSHLPTDSASLKLQGDQSQVTIIANEENISPSKAIDQLGNSTVATEHASEVATDEMASKSGVHSVEDVDMEVDMEVEDASSAGNLMMAGTSDMCVTFLEQQLQPDPPAHPNLSSGYAYMLSEDDSIAPPPPPPDEEWIPPPPPDNEDVSPPPPDEPTEPLYPMAPSYTQLGQPLCYTEPYRVSYPDSSIEYYVHPAPEVVPSADFYGHPEACNIVLAQTPFYYEPVPNSHADSASIVVNGVLPEGYGILQNATATLPVFSTTESSQLHVDSSSARLHPSSSVQYGSSDAANMNTASAEDEIDKRRGETTTASFRASTSGSPTNDVLPTTKAVTDSSSVAHTSTVSKVQPKALRSKKRTVTVAPSLRSNKKVSSLLDKWKAAKEELEDEEEPENAYEILERKREREIKEWHAQQIASGDAKENANFQPLGSDWRERVKRRRAQSSSEATQSPVEAPTGGNQQPDLAEISKDLPSGWQAYWDESSKQVYYGNVNTSETSWMKPSK, encoded by the exons ATGACTCTCAATCATTATGCCCTTTTTGATATCATCGAGGCATTTTGGAGATTTCGACAGGGAAAATTTTTCATCG gTTACCAAACCCAAAATCCCTTGCTGTTACTTGAGCAATATAGTGATGATGACGTTGATGGCGACTTGAATAAAAATTCAGATCAGGATGGACAAGATGATTTGTTACCTGAGCGCAATGATGag GTTGCTGCAGTTTCTACTGAGGGATGTGAGAATATGGATACAAATGTTGGTGAAGACCTCATTGCTGAAAAGACTGTTCAGGAAGAATCAGAACGAGTTTCTGTTAAAATTTCTGAGAACATGGAGAGTAAAGATGAAGCAAAAACCGACACTAATGGCTTGGGATATTTAAGCAAGGAAAGTGATCTGGTTCAAACATCTGTACCAACCATATCTAATGTACAAGTCTCAGGGGATGTTATTTCAGGATGGAGGATTGTTATGCATGAGGAGAgccataattattattactggAATGTTGGAACTGGGGAAACTTCATGGGAAGTACCTGATGTTGTTTTAACTCAGGCTCAGCCTACTCAATCAACCACTGATATTAAAACATCTCCTACTCAATTTCCAGAGAATGTTACAGTATTTAAACAGGAATCTGGTTTAACTAATGGTGGGAAGTTAGGTGCTTTTTCAGCAGAAAGCACAG GTTACAAGAATAGTGTTCCAGTAACTGCAAGTCAGGGTTCTGAGGTTGACCAAAGCTATGCTGCCTTAAGTACCTGTTCAAATGAtgtgaatataacaaaagCTGCTTCTGAGATCTATGTTGATTACATGGTGACTAATGAAGAACTGAAATCATCAGGGTCGGATCTTCCTTCTCATCTTCTGACCTGGAGTGCGAGCTTGTTAGAGAAATTGAAATCATTACAAAA GTCTGGAGGTCATGAATGGACATCTAAGTACATATTGGAAACTCAAGTTAGACTTTCAGATTTTATGTCACTGATGCCCTATAAGACATCGTTGGTTCCATTTTGGGAACACTCAGCAAGGAAGCTTAAACAGATTGAAGATGACGTTAACAAAGAAATTTATCAAACTGCTGCTGTATCATCCCAATTGGATGAAGCCAAGGCTACTGATAGTCCAAAGAGTGTAAGAGTGGAAACATTTCAGGAAAGGTCGAATGTTGAGTCTGAAGTAGAGAGAGTGGCAAACTGTTGTGTCTCTGCTTTGGAGCATTCTCATTTGCCTACTGATTCAGCTTCTTTGAAACTCCAAGGGGACCAAAGCCAAGTAACCATCAttgcaaatgaagaaaatatttcaccATCTAAAGCCATTGACCAGTTAGGAAACTCTACTGTTGCGACTGAGCATGCAAGTGAAGTTGCAACTGATGAAATGGCTTCCAAGAGTGGTGTACATTCTGTGGAAGATGTCGACATGGAGGTGGATATGGAAGTTGAAGATGCTAGTTCTGCAGGTAACTTGATGATGGCTGGTACGTCAGATATGTGCGTAACTTTCTTGGAGCAACAACTTCAGCCAGATCCACCGGCCCATCCAAATCTTTCCTCTGGATATGCATACATGTTATCAGAGGATGACTCTATagcaccaccaccaccaccaccggATGAGGAATGGATTCCCCCCCCACCACCTGATAATGAAGATGTTTCTCCACCCCCACCTGATGAGCCAACCGAGCCATTATATCCTATGGCCCCATCTTATACCCAACTTGGGCAGCCTCTTTGTTACACCGAACCGTATCGAGTGTCCTACCCTGATTCTAGTATTGAGTATTACGTACATCCTGCCCCTGAAGTTGTCCCTAGTGCAGACTTCTATGGACATCCGGAAGCATGTAATATTGTTTTGGCTCAAACACCATTTTATTATGAGCCAGTTCCAAATTCGCATGCCGATTCTGCTTCCATAGTTGTAAATGGTGTTTTGCCTGAAGGTTATGGTATTCTTCAAAATGCAACAGCTACTCTTCCCGTCTTTAGTACAACAGAGTCTTCTCAGTTGCATGTTGATTCCTCATCTGCAAGATTGCATCCTTCTTCCTCTGTTCAATATGGATCTTCCGATGCAGCAAATATGAATACTGCTTCTGCTGAGGATGAAATTGACAAGAGACGTGGAGAGACCACAACAGCCTCCTTCCGAGCGTCTACTTCAGGTTCCCCAACTAATGATGTTCTGCCAACAACTAAAGCTGTTACGGATTCTTCCTCTGTTGCTCATACATCCACAGTTTCCAAGGTTCAACCAAAAG CTCTGCGCAGCAAAAAGCGGACAGTTACAGTTGCTCCCTCCTTAAGATCAAATAAGAAAGTTTCAAGTTTGTTGGACAAG TGGAAGGCAGCAAAAGAAGAACTCGAAGATGAGGAAGAACCAGAAAATGCTTATGAGATTCTAGAGAGGAAACGAGAAAGGGAAATAAAG GAATGGCACGCCCAGCAGATTGCCAGTGGGGATGCAAAAGAAAATGCCAACTTTCAGCCTCTTGGGAGCGATTG GCGCGAGCGGGTAAAGCGAAGGAGAGCTCAATCATCAAGTGAAGCTACTCAATCCCCTGTTGAAGCACCCACAGGTGGGAACCAGCAACCTGACTTGGCAGAAATCTCAAAAGATCTCCCCTCAGGATGGCAG GCATATTGGGACGAGTCGTCAAAACAGGTGTATTATGGTAATGTTAACACCTCAGAAACGTCGTGGATGAAACCAAGCAAGTGA
- the LOC101219916 gene encoding formin-binding protein 4 isoform X1 yields the protein MGKRRERRLAALSNVGRRVKLDLFAEPSGDLDGSDGHEDVGGDIDTRQTTKLPKSASSSGYQTQNPLLLLEQYSDDDVDGDLNKNSDQDGQDDLLPERNDEVAAVSTEGCENMDTNVGEDLIAEKTVQEESERVSVKISENMESKDEAKTDTNGLGYLSKESDLVQTSVPTISNVQVSGDVISGWRIVMHEESHNYYYWNVGTGETSWEVPDVVLTQAQPTQSTTDIKTSPTQFPENVTVFKQESGLTNGGKLGAFSAESTGYKNSVPVTASQGSEVDQSYAALSTCSNDVNITKAASEIYVDYMVTNEELKSSGSDLPSHLLTWSASLLEKLKSLQKSGGHEWTSKYILETQVRLSDFMSLMPYKTSLVPFWEHSARKLKQIEDDVNKEIYQTAAVSSQLDEAKATDSPKSVRVETFQERSNVESEVERVANCCVSALEHSHLPTDSASLKLQGDQSQVTIIANEENISPSKAIDQLGNSTVATEHASEVATDEMASKSGVHSVEDVDMEVDMEVEDASSAGNLMMAGTSDMCVTFLEQQLQPDPPAHPNLSSGYAYMLSEDDSIAPPPPPPDEEWIPPPPPDNEDVSPPPPDEPTEPLYPMAPSYTQLGQPLCYTEPYRVSYPDSSIEYYVHPAPEVVPSADFYGHPEACNIVLAQTPFYYEPVPNSHADSASIVVNGVLPEGYGILQNATATLPVFSTTESSQLHVDSSSARLHPSSSVQYGSSDAANMNTASAEDEIDKRRGETTTASFRASTSGSPTNDVLPTTKAVTDSSSVAHTSTVSKVQPKALRSKKRTVTVAPSLRSNKKVSSLLDKWKAAKEELEDEEEPENAYEILERKREREIKEWHAQQIASGDAKENANFQPLGSDWRERVKRRRAQSSSEATQSPVEAPTGGNQQPDLAEISKDLPSGWQAYWDESSKQVYYGNVNTSETSWMKPSK from the exons aTGGGAAAGAGACGAGAGCGTCGCCTTGCAGCTCTCAGTAACGTCGGTCGCCGTGTCAAACTCGATCTTTTCGCCGAGCCCTCTG GAGATTTAGATGGCTCTGATGGACATGAAGACGTTGGAGGGGATATAGATACAAGACAGACAACCAAGTTACCTAAATCAGCATCCTCTTCAG gTTACCAAACCCAAAATCCCTTGCTGTTACTTGAGCAATATAGTGATGATGACGTTGATGGCGACTTGAATAAAAATTCAGATCAGGATGGACAAGATGATTTGTTACCTGAGCGCAATGATGag GTTGCTGCAGTTTCTACTGAGGGATGTGAGAATATGGATACAAATGTTGGTGAAGACCTCATTGCTGAAAAGACTGTTCAGGAAGAATCAGAACGAGTTTCTGTTAAAATTTCTGAGAACATGGAGAGTAAAGATGAAGCAAAAACCGACACTAATGGCTTGGGATATTTAAGCAAGGAAAGTGATCTGGTTCAAACATCTGTACCAACCATATCTAATGTACAAGTCTCAGGGGATGTTATTTCAGGATGGAGGATTGTTATGCATGAGGAGAgccataattattattactggAATGTTGGAACTGGGGAAACTTCATGGGAAGTACCTGATGTTGTTTTAACTCAGGCTCAGCCTACTCAATCAACCACTGATATTAAAACATCTCCTACTCAATTTCCAGAGAATGTTACAGTATTTAAACAGGAATCTGGTTTAACTAATGGTGGGAAGTTAGGTGCTTTTTCAGCAGAAAGCACAG GTTACAAGAATAGTGTTCCAGTAACTGCAAGTCAGGGTTCTGAGGTTGACCAAAGCTATGCTGCCTTAAGTACCTGTTCAAATGAtgtgaatataacaaaagCTGCTTCTGAGATCTATGTTGATTACATGGTGACTAATGAAGAACTGAAATCATCAGGGTCGGATCTTCCTTCTCATCTTCTGACCTGGAGTGCGAGCTTGTTAGAGAAATTGAAATCATTACAAAA GTCTGGAGGTCATGAATGGACATCTAAGTACATATTGGAAACTCAAGTTAGACTTTCAGATTTTATGTCACTGATGCCCTATAAGACATCGTTGGTTCCATTTTGGGAACACTCAGCAAGGAAGCTTAAACAGATTGAAGATGACGTTAACAAAGAAATTTATCAAACTGCTGCTGTATCATCCCAATTGGATGAAGCCAAGGCTACTGATAGTCCAAAGAGTGTAAGAGTGGAAACATTTCAGGAAAGGTCGAATGTTGAGTCTGAAGTAGAGAGAGTGGCAAACTGTTGTGTCTCTGCTTTGGAGCATTCTCATTTGCCTACTGATTCAGCTTCTTTGAAACTCCAAGGGGACCAAAGCCAAGTAACCATCAttgcaaatgaagaaaatatttcaccATCTAAAGCCATTGACCAGTTAGGAAACTCTACTGTTGCGACTGAGCATGCAAGTGAAGTTGCAACTGATGAAATGGCTTCCAAGAGTGGTGTACATTCTGTGGAAGATGTCGACATGGAGGTGGATATGGAAGTTGAAGATGCTAGTTCTGCAGGTAACTTGATGATGGCTGGTACGTCAGATATGTGCGTAACTTTCTTGGAGCAACAACTTCAGCCAGATCCACCGGCCCATCCAAATCTTTCCTCTGGATATGCATACATGTTATCAGAGGATGACTCTATagcaccaccaccaccaccaccggATGAGGAATGGATTCCCCCCCCACCACCTGATAATGAAGATGTTTCTCCACCCCCACCTGATGAGCCAACCGAGCCATTATATCCTATGGCCCCATCTTATACCCAACTTGGGCAGCCTCTTTGTTACACCGAACCGTATCGAGTGTCCTACCCTGATTCTAGTATTGAGTATTACGTACATCCTGCCCCTGAAGTTGTCCCTAGTGCAGACTTCTATGGACATCCGGAAGCATGTAATATTGTTTTGGCTCAAACACCATTTTATTATGAGCCAGTTCCAAATTCGCATGCCGATTCTGCTTCCATAGTTGTAAATGGTGTTTTGCCTGAAGGTTATGGTATTCTTCAAAATGCAACAGCTACTCTTCCCGTCTTTAGTACAACAGAGTCTTCTCAGTTGCATGTTGATTCCTCATCTGCAAGATTGCATCCTTCTTCCTCTGTTCAATATGGATCTTCCGATGCAGCAAATATGAATACTGCTTCTGCTGAGGATGAAATTGACAAGAGACGTGGAGAGACCACAACAGCCTCCTTCCGAGCGTCTACTTCAGGTTCCCCAACTAATGATGTTCTGCCAACAACTAAAGCTGTTACGGATTCTTCCTCTGTTGCTCATACATCCACAGTTTCCAAGGTTCAACCAAAAG CTCTGCGCAGCAAAAAGCGGACAGTTACAGTTGCTCCCTCCTTAAGATCAAATAAGAAAGTTTCAAGTTTGTTGGACAAG TGGAAGGCAGCAAAAGAAGAACTCGAAGATGAGGAAGAACCAGAAAATGCTTATGAGATTCTAGAGAGGAAACGAGAAAGGGAAATAAAG GAATGGCACGCCCAGCAGATTGCCAGTGGGGATGCAAAAGAAAATGCCAACTTTCAGCCTCTTGGGAGCGATTG GCGCGAGCGGGTAAAGCGAAGGAGAGCTCAATCATCAAGTGAAGCTACTCAATCCCCTGTTGAAGCACCCACAGGTGGGAACCAGCAACCTGACTTGGCAGAAATCTCAAAAGATCTCCCCTCAGGATGGCAG GCATATTGGGACGAGTCGTCAAAACAGGTGTATTATGGTAATGTTAACACCTCAGAAACGTCGTGGATGAAACCAAGCAAGTGA